In Primulina eburnea isolate SZY01 chromosome 14, ASM2296580v1, whole genome shotgun sequence, the following proteins share a genomic window:
- the LOC140812475 gene encoding pectin acetylesterase 12-like has protein sequence MANWMGFWVVIFVGFVSSKWAVRSFEFDEVFRKNGTKFSFLESVSHLDTIYGVSATAPPANALMVGLTLIQGAAAKGAVCLDGTLPGYHLHGGFGTGANSWLIQLEGGGWCNTIRSCVFRKTTRRGSSKYFEKELPFTGILSNKAEENPDFFNWNRVKIRYCDGASFAGDGENKAAALQFRGQRIWQTAIEELMSKGMRNADHALLSGCSAGGLASILHCDEYREFFPASTKVKCLSDAGLFMDATDVSGGHTMRSFFGGVVGLQSVLSNLPSTCTSHLDPTSCFFPQNLIANIKTPLFILNAAYDSWQVQQSLAPPSADPSGMWRECKMDNEKCSATQLQFLQGFRNSMLNALKGVEGLDQNGLFINSCFAHCQSERQDTWFADNSPVLGNKAIAIAVGDWYFDRGSNKAIDCAYPCDKTCHNLVFS, from the exons ATGGCGAACTGGATGGGATTTTGGGTTGTGATTTTTGTTGGGTTTGTTTCGAGCAAATGGGCTGTTAGAAGTTTCGAATTTGACGAGGTTTTTAGGAAGAATGGAACAAAGTTTTCGTTCTTGGAGTCCGTTTCTCACTTGGACACCATATATGGAGTGTCTGCTACAGCTCCTCCAGCCAATGCTCTCATGGTGGGTCTCACACTTATTCAAGGAGCTGCTGCTAAAGGGGCTG TATGTTTGGATGGTACTCTACCTGGCTATCACTTGCATGGTGGATTTGGAACTGGAGCAAACAGTTGGCTCATCCAGTTGGAG GGTGGAGGGTGGTGCAACACCATAAGATCCTGTGTTTTCCGTAAAACCACACGTCGTggatcatccaaatattttgagAAAGAACTCCCATTTACAGGGATACTAAGCAACAAGGCTGAGGAAAATCCAG ATTTTTTTAACTGGAATAGAGTAAAGATAAGATATTGCGATGGGGCCTCCTTTGCCGGTGATGGTGAAAACAAG GCTGCAGCATTGCAGTTCAGAGGACAACGTATATGGCAAACAGCAATTGAAGAGCTTATGTCGAAAGGAATGCGCAATGCTGACCAT gCACTTCTTTCCGGTTGCTCTGCGGGTGGTTTAGCTTCTATATTGCATTGTGATGAGTATCGAGAATTTTTTCCAGCAAGTACAAAAGTGAAATGTTTGAGCGATGCTGGATTATTTATGGACGC CACTGATGTATCTGGAGGACACACAATGCGAAGTTTCTTTGGTGGTGTTGTTGGCTTACAG AGTGTTCTAAGCAACCTACCAAGCACTTGTACCAGTCACCTTGATCCAACATCG TGCTTCTTCCCTCAGAATTTGATTGCGAACATCAAAACCCCTTTGTTCATTCTCAATGCTGCTTATGATTCATGGCAG GTTCAACAAAGCTTGGCTCCTCCATCAGCTGATCCAAGTGGGATGTGGCGTGAATGTAAAATGGACAATGAAAAATGCTCAGCAACACAGCTTCAATTTCTGCAAG GTTTTAGGAATTCAATGCTGAATGCACTAAAGGGCGTCGAAGGGTTGGATCAAAATGGGTTGTTCATAAATTCTTGTTTTGCTCACTGCCAGTCGGAGAGGCAGGACACTTGGTTCGCAGACAATTCTCCAGTACTTGGGAACAAG GCCATCGCCATTGCCGTTGGAGATTGGTATTTTGATCGAGGAAGTAACAAGGCGATTGACTGCGCGTATCCATGCGACAAAACATGTCACAACCTGGTATTCAGTTGA
- the LOC140813126 gene encoding transcription factor MYB61-like, translated as MGRHSCCYKQKLRKGLWSPEEDEKLVKHITKHGHGCWSSVPKLAGLQRCGKSCRLRWINYLRPDLKRGTFSLDEENLIIDLHSVLGNRWSQIAVQLPGRTDNEIKNLWNSSIKKKLRQKGIDPITHKPLAEAEDQEKASPNGKNNERTSEGSSEVSFFESENSKNQAFAAEKPTQEFFLNRFVSSHENSPVKTSDLSGFLSFNQQINHVPRTGLSTNPNTMLFSYLSSKSSEIISDQFNSNISSVPPCILSSVISTSTRTKPYPNFCPENHITPSYDSVKFQNLSSTNSDLQTDFSCLENNPFSWGVTDCAKSEKEDEIPEGIKWAEYLQTPFILGNNLIHDQTAQNLDMESKSQAFFATDGSYSNGNWHSNQLLHQPLLQGSQLYRNQFQRLPATFGFS; from the exons ATGGGCAGGCATTCTTGTTGCTACAAGCAGAAGCTAAGAAAAGGGCTATGGTCACCAGAGGAAGATGAAAAACTTGTAAAACACATAACTAAACATGGTCATGGCTGCTGGAGCTCAGTTCCAAAGCTAGCAG GGCTTCAAAGGTGTGGGAAGAGTTGCAGATTGAGGTGGATAAATTATTTAAGGCCTGATTTGAAAAGAGGGACATTTTCACTTGATGAAGAGAATTTGATCATCGACCTGCATTCAGTTCTTGGAAACAG ATGGTCCCAAATCGCAGTGCAGTTGCCTGGAAGAACAGATAATGAAATCAAGAACCTGTGGAATTCATCCATCAAGAAAAAACTAAGGCAAAAGGGCATTGATCCCATTACACATAAGCCTCTCGCGGAAGCCGAGGATCAAGAAAAGGCATCACCAAACGGCAAAAACAATGAGAGAACGTCGGAAGGATCGAGTGAAGTTAGTTTTTTCGAGTCCGAAAACTCGAAAAATCAAGCTTTCGCGGCAGAGAAACCGACACAAGAATTCTTTCTTAACAGGTTTGTTTCCAGCCACGAAAATAGCCCAGTCAAGACATCTGATCTGTCTGGATTCCTCTCCTTTAATCAGCAGATCAATCACGTGCCAAGAACCGGGCTCTCGACGAATCCCAATACAATGCTTTTCTCCTATTTAAGCAGTAAATCTTCAGAAATTATTTCTGATCAATTCAACTCTAACATATCCAGCGTTCCACCTTGCATTTTAAGCTCAGTCATCTCCACCTCAACCCGAACAAAACCGTACCCGAATTTCTGCCCCGAAAATCACATTACCCCATCATATGACAGTGTCAAGTTTCAGAATTTAAGCAGCACAAACTCTGATCTTCAAACAGATTTCAGCTGCTTGGAAAATAATCCCTTTTCTTGGGGAGTTACAGATTGTGCAAAATCAGAGAAAGAAGACGAAATCCCGGAAGGTATCAAGTGGGCAGAGTATCTGCAAACTCCATTTATACTGGGAAACAACTTAATCCACGATCAAACTGCTCAAAACTTAGACATGGaatcgaaatcacaagcatttTTTGCAACAGACGGTTCCTACAGTAATGGAAATTGGCATTCAAACCAGCTACTACATCAGCCATTGTTACAAGGTTCACAATTATATAGAAACCAATTTCAGAGACTTCCTGCCACATTTGGATTTTCTTGA